AGCAAATGGTAACGGAATTGGACGGAATTGGAAAACAAGAGAATAAGAATCGCCATGAACTAATTTGCCAGGCAACACAACTGTTATTGCGTCAACATAAGACGAAGAAACGCTACCAACATGAATCAATGCGACGTGGGTACATTGAAATGGGAAAAATTAA
This Bacillus paramycoides DNA region includes the following protein-coding sequences:
- a CDS encoding antitoxin EndoAI, whose product is MSESSVTTEIVVRLPKQMVTELDGIGKQENKNRHELICQATQLLLRQHKTKKRYQHESMRRGYIEMGKINLGIASEAFLAEYEAAHTVERLVSGG